From Peptococcaceae bacterium, the proteins below share one genomic window:
- a CDS encoding TRAP transporter small permease, with product MKIIDYLEEILIVVFLLVMTVITFSNVVSRYVLHASWSFTEEITTNFFVWASFLGAAVAVKRKGHLGLSYLTDFLPPRLQKAAALFAVVVSVTIFVILLKYGIDMVISQYKMGQTTPALGLPEWTFGISVPIGAVFLLIRFVELGYRELKGGDN from the coding sequence ATGAAAATAATTGACTATCTGGAAGAAATACTGATCGTTGTCTTCTTGCTGGTAATGACGGTCATTACTTTTAGCAACGTGGTTTCCCGCTATGTCCTCCATGCGTCATGGTCTTTCACCGAGGAAATAACCACCAACTTTTTTGTCTGGGCCAGCTTTTTGGGAGCCGCCGTGGCGGTTAAAAGAAAAGGGCACCTGGGACTGAGTTACCTGACCGATTTTCTGCCTCCCAGGCTGCAAAAGGCGGCGGCCCTTTTTGCTGTTGTGGTTTCGGTCACAATATTCGTCATTCTGCTGAAATACGGCATTGACATGGTCATATCCCAGTACAAAATGGGCCAGACAACCCCCGCCCTAGGATTGCCGGAATGGACCTTCGGGATTTCGGTTCCCATCGGGGCCGTCTTCCTGCTCATCCGGTTCGTGGAACTGGGTTACCGGGAACTGAAAGGGGGCGATAATTGA